From the Nostoc sp. PCC 7107 genome, the window AGTTAATCTGTTATTATGCTTAGATATGAGGCTCAACTTTAGAACTTTTTCATCAACGAGCGATCGCCTATGATACTGATTGTAATTATCAGTAAGAGAGCTTTGCTCTACGTGATTACCCGCAATTTTATTGAGGTTGATGTGGAGCATTGGCACGTTTTTGTTAAAGAACTCTAATTTGTCAGTAATTTTGTCAAGTCTAGCACAATCGGGACTTTATTTTTTACACAAAAAGAATAAACGATTTGCTTTTTTATTGAACTAACCCGCCAATTAGCAACATTCGGCAACTTAAGCCTACACTGATGCCTAGCACAGTTGTAATCAGGAAATTTACGGTGAATTGCTAACATAGAATTTTGATTTCATCCAGTAAACTACTGAATTAATTGCAATGTTTCCGCAAATAACAGCAGCTTCAGTTCGGTAATTATGAAAATTATCAAAAAATTTAGATGCGAGTTTTCTTTGTGTCAGAGATAACTCATAATATCTTCACATTCTAGCTGATAATTCTCGATGAATCCGAATACTCATTTACAGATAATTTTAACTGACACACCTATTGGGACTGTATTACCTGCGATCGCTCAAACTAACCTCCCTAACTGGTGGTTAGCTGGGGGTGCAGTCCGTAACAGCGTTTGGCGGGCATTATTTGGCGAAGACTGTGCTTTAGTCATTAATGACTTTGATATTGCCTTTTTTGATGAAACTGGTAGTCGTTCCCAGGAACTATCTGCACAAATCAGCCTCACAGAAAAATTTCCCAACTATAAGTTTGATGTCAAAAATCAAGCCAGTTTTGCTTGGTGGCGTTCTGGCAAGCGTCCTTATACTAGTACAGAAGATGGTGTCCAAGATTGGTTACACACCGCAACGGCTGTCGGTGTCAGGTTAAATTCTCAAGGAGAATGGGAATTTTTTACACCTTACGGATTAGATGATTTGTTTGCTGGCATTATTCGACCAACACCCGCACATATTTATAACCCAGATGCTCATAACAAAGCATCAACATTTCTCGCCAAGTGTCCCCATCTGAAATTGGCAGAAGCGGGATAATATCAACCGTAGAGTGAGTAATTTTGTATTGTGGCGAATTATCAAGAGAAATTACTGAGAACTAGACTTGCTATTTCTAGTTTTGGTAATTAGCTAAATAAGTAATTAATTTTGATTATTTTTTACGGCATCATTGCGGGAATATTGCATGACTTTTTAAGTAGCACTATCACTTTCAAGATTTTTGCTGCAAGTAACTAACTAACTGTTCCCCTGCGGTATCGATGTGGCGTTTTAGTAACCGCACAGCAGTTTTTGCATCTCGCTGTTTGCACGCATCTAAAAGTTGATAGTGTTCTTTTTGAGAATGTTCTTGATAATCCATTTGTGCCATCTGCACACGCACATAGCGATCGCAATTTATATGTAAGTTTTTTACTATTGCCAATAGTCGCGGACGTTCTGCGCTGGCGTAAAGTGTAGCGTGAAATTCCCAATTAAGTTGCGCTAACAAACCTGCATCGGTGGTTTGATCGGTTGTTTCGAGAATTATTGCGGCTTTTTCTAAATCTGCTGTGCTTAATTTTGGTATGGCTAACTGTATGGCTTTCACTTCTAAAGCACTGCGAATCTCACAAATTTCTTGCGCTTCATTGGCTGTGAGTACCGATACCATCGCCCCACGATTTAAATGCAGTGTTACTAAACCTTCTGCTTCTAATTGACGTAAGGCTTCCCGCACAGGAATGCGACTCACACCAAATTGTGTAGCAATTTCATCTTGTCTAAGAGATTGTCCTTCTTGAAAAATACCGCGCAGAATTGCTTCCCGCAAGGCATCGGCAATTAAATCGGGGGTGCTGCGTTGTTGTTTCAGCATATTAGCTGCTAAATCATTTAGGTTCATATTGAATATTGTATACAATTCTAAAAAGATTGTATACAATATTCAAAGTTACAAATAATTCCCTTAAGCAAACGGGAGACAGTTATGAGCATTGCATCTCAAGCAACAGACCGAGTTATCATCTTCGATACCACCTTGCGGGATGGCGAACAATCCCCAGGTGCAACCCTAAATGCAGAAGAGAAATTAGCGATCGCTCATCAACTGGCACTCCTGGGTGTAGATGTCATTGAAGCGGGTTTTGCCGTCTCTAGTCCGGGAGATTTTCAAGCCGTCAAAACCATCGCTGAACAAGTCGGAACACCAGACGGGCCAATTATTTGCAGTTTAGCCAGAGCCACCCGCAAAGATATTCAAGCCGCCGCCGAAGCCTTACAACCTGCTGCCCATCCGCGCATTCACACCATGATTTCCACATCTGATATTCATCTGCAATATCAGTTGAAAAAGTCCCGTAGTGAAGTGTTGGCGATCGCCCAAGAAATGGTCGCTTATGCCAAATCCTTTGTCGATGATGTTGAATTCTCGCCAATGGATGCTAGTCGCACAGAACCAGAGTTTTTATATCAGGTATTAGAAACTGCGATCGCCGCAGGTGCCACGACAATTAATATTCCTGATACCGTCGGTTACTGCACACCCAAAGAAATGGGAATTCTCATTCAGGGAATTCGGAAAAATGTGCCGAATATTGACAGCGTAATTCTTTCCATTCACACTCAAAATGATTTGGGTTTAGCCACCGCCAACGCCTTAGCGGCAATTGAAAATGGCGTGCGGCAAGTAGAATGCACAATTAACGGCATTGGTGAACGTGCCGGAAATGCCGCATTAGAAGAAATTGTTATGGCCTTGCAAGTGCGGAAACATTACTTCAATCCTTACTTTGGACGTGCTGTAGATTCCGATGCACCCCTCACCAACATCAAAACCCAGGAGATTTACAAAACTTCTGCCTTAGTTTCCCAATTAACTGGAATGTTGATTCAGCCGAATAAGGCGATCGTTGGTGCAAATGCTTTCGCCCATGAATCAGGCATTCATCAAGATGGCATTATCAAGCATCGCCAAACCTACGAAATTATGGAAGCAGCATCCATTGGGTTGCCAGAAAATCGCATAGTTTTAGGCAAACACTCTGGACGAAATGCTTTCCGTACAAGATTGAAAGAATTGGGATTTGAACTGAGTGAAGCCGACTTGAACAAAGCCTTTAACCGCTTTAAAGAAGTTGCAGACAAGAAAAAAGAGATATCTGATTGGGATTTAGAAGCGATCGTCCGTGATGAAACCCAAAATCAAGTAGAAAGTGGCTTTCAACTCGAACACGTTCAAGTAATTTGTGGTGACTGTACTTGTCCAACCGCAACCATTACAGTTGTCACTCCCGATGGCAAAATCCTCACAGATGCCAGCGTCGGCACAGGGCCAGTAGATGCAGTTTATCAGGCGATAAACCGCTTAGTACAGATTCCCAATCAATTAATAGAGTTCTCTGTGCAGTCTGTTACAGGGGGAATTGATGCGTTGGGAACAGTCACAATCCGCTTGAGATATCAAGATCGCATATTTTCTGGACAAGCATCCGACACTGATATTGTCGTAGCCGCAGCTTATGCCCATCTCAACACGGTAAACCGCCTTTACCGTTACTTGCAAACACAAAAAATCCCAGCGCAGATGAGCTAATAAAAAAGGGATGAGTGAATCATCCCTTTTCTCAAACCAACTTTATCTACACCCATAAAAATTAGAACACTCGGAAAATAAACGGATAACGGAACGGTTCATCAGGATTGTTAAAACAGTGCAGCAGTGCCACAATTGTCAGCCCCCAGTGCAATAAAAAGCCAAAGGCCACAAGAGGAAAGAACAAAATCCCTCCAATACCAAAAGTGAGCCAAGATAAAACTGCAATTGGTAATCCAATTATGGTTGCCCAAAACCAAACATTGAAGTGGAAATTAATTGATTCTTTAGCGCTACTTTTAACAACAGGGTCATCCGAAATAATATTAATGATAATAGGTACACCAATTGAAAACAACGTTGTACTAAAGAAAATTGCCCCATGACACAGAGATGATAACAGTTTGCGCTTATCAGAATCAAATGAAGTTTGCATCCTGGTGGCTCCTCAATTTACTTGTTATATTTTATTGTAATGGGTAGTTTTTCAGCCTTGTATGGTAGTTTACCGTACTTCGTAAATTCTCGACTATTTTTTAACCATTGATTAACTTCTCCAACTACTCATCAGAGATGAATGATAGTGTTTACCGTACCTACGCTTTTTCAGCAATCAGGTTTGAATTCTGAAATATTTTTCAGGTAGGCTTTTTTCAGCAAACTCTCAATCAAACCAATATTTACTAATTAATACCCACTTACACATATATTGTTTTCCCTAAATTAATAGGACTTACGCAAAAAACCTCTCAAACTCTCATTCCTCTGTGTCCTCTGCGTCTCTGTGGTTCGTTATTCCGTAACTTGTGCGTAAGTCCTAATTAAATATAAGTACTATTTTAAAAGTAAGTAGCCGTCATGAACTGCGTACAGCAGAACGCATGAAAAAGGGATAATAAAAGGAGCATGGTGTTCTACAGAGTTCGTTCGTTCTTGGTGCGTAAAAGCCTGTTAAGTAGCCAGAACCAGATACCCGCAAGAACCGGTAACTGTTGCGCCTGTTAAAGAGGAAAGCACGTAAGTCAGATTATGACTCATGGGTATCAACAGGACACTGTGCCTTGTCGCCAAGATCAGGTGAGGTAGTTATGGAAATAGTATATTCCCGTTGTGCAGGTCTGGATGTCCATAAAAAGACAGTAGTGGCTTGTGCAATCACACCCAAATCGAGTGGTGGTTGTCACAAAGAAATTCAAACATTTGGAACAATGACCAGCGAGCGATTTACTACATTTGTCAGATTGGTTGATGGCAAGGGAATGTACTCACGTAGCGATGGAAAGCACGGGAGAGTATTGGCGGCCAGTATTTAATATCTTGGAACGACTTTCCTCAAAGATTCGCAAAGGTAATAACAATCTCAGGGTTGGACTTGTGCAAGCGGCTCATGCCGCCACCAGAACCAAAGGTTATCTTGCGGCTCAGTATCGTCGTATTGCCGCCAGACGCGGTAAGAAAAGAGCGATAATCGCTGTTGCACATTCGATTTTAAAAATCGCCTACTACTTAATTTTGCGTCAGGAGACTTATCAAGATTTAGGAGGTGATTATTTCGATAAACAAAAGCCAGAGGCGACAAAAAAACGTTTAGTTAAACGTTTGCAAAAACTAGGATATGAAGTTTCACTGACTCAGCTAGAAACTGCGTCGCCAACGCTTGCCTGATTGAAATAACCTGTCTTTACTTGAGTTCGGATTGTTAAACACAGTCTGTACAGTCATTTTTTCTGCTTAATTTCAGCGCAAAGTATTTTCAAGTCAGAACTGTGCAAATAAACCGAACTATGTAACGAAAAGTAAAGTTATCTAAAACTCTCTTCCCTTCTGCCTTCTGCCTTGTCATAACGACAATTTTTAACATCGACCTACTTACCCATAGCTTGGTATTGAATCTGATTTAGACTGATGAATGTTAAATAAATAATTAACTCATCAATGCCACAGGGAGAAATATTACTCAACCCTGGCACTTTATGGACAAGTGTCAAAGAATGTACTGAATATGCTTTAAAATGCGGTGCATTGCTGTCTATCCCTACAAAGTTTGAATTTGTTGAGCAAGACGGCGTTAACTTTTTAGTCCGGATTTTATCTAACCTTGTTCGCAAAGATGCAGCGAAGAAACAGCAAGACAAACAAACTTTTGATGGTAAGGAATTCAACCCTTTCCTTCCCTACGAAAAGGATTTATTTGTGGCGGATATTTCCCATACTCATGTCTGTATCTTGAATAAATTCAATGTTGTTGACTATCACTTACTAATCATCACCCGTGCATTTGAAGAACAAGAAAGCCTACTTACACCAGAAGATTTTGCTGCTTTATTAGCATGTTTAGCCAACTTTGATGGTTTAGCTTTTTACAACAGTGGTAAAACCGCAGGCGCTAGTCAGCGGCACAAGCACTTACAAATAGTACCTTTACCACTGGTTACTTCAGGAGTGCAGACACCTATTGAACCACTACTAACATCAGCAGAATTTGAAGATGGTGTAGGAAGCATAACGCAATTACCTTTTGTCAACGCTTTTGCAAATTTAGATCCCAATTGGGTTCAATCTCCGTTAACTTATGCTGAGTCTATCTTGAAGGTATATCAAAATTTATTAAGTGCTGTTGGGATAGAAGCAGTTGATAGTCATCAACCATATGGTGCTTACAATCTGCTTGTAACTAGAAAATGGATGTTCATCGTACCGCGATCGCAAGAACATTTCCACTCCATTTCTGTCAACTCGTTAGGATTTGCTGGTGCTTTACTGGTGCGGAATGAGCAAGAAATGCAACTTATCAAAAACACAGGCCCAATGACCATCCTGAAAGAAGTTTCTGTAAAAGGGTCAATAGTCAGTCAATAATCATTGATGGCTTCTTGCTTCCCTCTGCTCACCAAATCTGTCGCCCACTCTCCCCTTTCACAACCGCAGAGATTATCAGATGTTCTAGATGCAAAGCTTCTGATACATGATCACAGTCTGTTGTCTAAGCTTCGCTCGTAATGACAAGTTTTTAGTCGGACTTGATATATAGCAAAGTGCTGTCAAGCCCTGCGGGCATGGCTGCGCTTAGAGCAGTAACTGGGCGTTTAGCTGCTGAGTATAAAACCAGTAACTCTAATAAAAAACGCCCTCCAATGGAGGGCGTTTTTTATCACTTTTCTACTCAGACTAAAGATTAACCGTTGATAGCAGGAGCGGAGATAGCAACAGGAGCAACATCACCAGCAGCCAAATCTAAGGGGAAGTTGTGAGCATTGCGCTCGTGCATTACTTCCATACCCAAGTTAGCGCGGTTGATGATATCAGCCCAGGTGTTGATAACGCGACCTTGAGAGTCAATCACTGATTGGTTGAAGTTGAAACCGTTCAAGTTGAACGCCATTGTGCTTACGCCCAATGCGGTGAACCAGATGCCGATTACAGGCCATGCAGCTAGGAAGAAGTGCAAGGAACGGCTGTTGTTGAAGGACGCGTATTGGAAAATCAAGCGACCGAAGTAACCGTGGGCTGCAACGATGTTGTAGGTTTCTTCTTCTTGTCCGAATTTGTAACCGTAGTTTTGCGATTCGTTTTCGGTTGTTTCACGAACTAAGGAGGAAGTTACCAAGCTTCCGTGCATTGCAGAGAACAAGCTACCACCGAATACACCAGCTACTCCTAACATGTGGAAGGGGTGCATCAAGATGTTGTGTTCTGCTTGGAACACGATCATGAAGTTGAAGGTTCCAGAGATACCCAAGGGCATACCATCAGAGAAGGAACCTTGTCCGATTGGGTAGATCAAGAATACTGCTGTTGCTGCTGCTACGGGGGCGGAGAATGCTAGGCAGATCCAAGGACGCATTCCTAAGCGGTAGGATAGTTCCCATTCACGTCCTAAGTAGCAGAATACGCCGATTAGGAAGTGGAAT encodes:
- a CDS encoding nucleotidyltransferase family protein, translated to MNPNTHLQIILTDTPIGTVLPAIAQTNLPNWWLAGGAVRNSVWRALFGEDCALVINDFDIAFFDETGSRSQELSAQISLTEKFPNYKFDVKNQASFAWWRSGKRPYTSTEDGVQDWLHTATAVGVRLNSQGEWEFFTPYGLDDLFAGIIRPTPAHIYNPDAHNKASTFLAKCPHLKLAEAG
- a CDS encoding GntR family transcriptional regulator; this translates as MNLNDLAANMLKQQRSTPDLIADALREAILRGIFQEGQSLRQDEIATQFGVSRIPVREALRQLEAEGLVTLHLNRGAMVSVLTANEAQEICEIRSALEVKAIQLAIPKLSTADLEKAAIILETTDQTTDAGLLAQLNWEFHATLYASAERPRLLAIVKNLHINCDRYVRVQMAQMDYQEHSQKEHYQLLDACKQRDAKTAVRLLKRHIDTAGEQLVSYLQQKS
- a CDS encoding 2-isopropylmalate synthase is translated as MSIASQATDRVIIFDTTLRDGEQSPGATLNAEEKLAIAHQLALLGVDVIEAGFAVSSPGDFQAVKTIAEQVGTPDGPIICSLARATRKDIQAAAEALQPAAHPRIHTMISTSDIHLQYQLKKSRSEVLAIAQEMVAYAKSFVDDVEFSPMDASRTEPEFLYQVLETAIAAGATTINIPDTVGYCTPKEMGILIQGIRKNVPNIDSVILSIHTQNDLGLATANALAAIENGVRQVECTINGIGERAGNAALEEIVMALQVRKHYFNPYFGRAVDSDAPLTNIKTQEIYKTSALVSQLTGMLIQPNKAIVGANAFAHESGIHQDGIIKHRQTYEIMEAASIGLPENRIVLGKHSGRNAFRTRLKELGFELSEADLNKAFNRFKEVADKKKEISDWDLEAIVRDETQNQVESGFQLEHVQVICGDCTCPTATITVVTPDGKILTDASVGTGPVDAVYQAINRLVQIPNQLIEFSVQSVTGGIDALGTVTIRLRYQDRIFSGQASDTDIVVAAAYAHLNTVNRLYRYLQTQKIPAQMS
- a CDS encoding DUF4870 domain-containing protein; the protein is MQTSFDSDKRKLLSSLCHGAIFFSTTLFSIGVPIIINIISDDPVVKSSAKESINFHFNVWFWATIIGLPIAVLSWLTFGIGGILFFPLVAFGFLLHWGLTIVALLHCFNNPDEPFRYPFIFRVF
- a CDS encoding ATP adenylyltransferase, with translation MPQGEILLNPGTLWTSVKECTEYALKCGALLSIPTKFEFVEQDGVNFLVRILSNLVRKDAAKKQQDKQTFDGKEFNPFLPYEKDLFVADISHTHVCILNKFNVVDYHLLIITRAFEEQESLLTPEDFAALLACLANFDGLAFYNSGKTAGASQRHKHLQIVPLPLVTSGVQTPIEPLLTSAEFEDGVGSITQLPFVNAFANLDPNWVQSPLTYAESILKVYQNLLSAVGIEAVDSHQPYGAYNLLVTRKWMFIVPRSQEHFHSISVNSLGFAGALLVRNEQEMQLIKNTGPMTILKEVSVKGSIVSQ
- the psbA gene encoding photosystem II q(b) protein — its product is MTATLQQRKSANVWEQFCEWITSTNNRLYIGWFGVLMIPTLLAATTCFVIAFIAAPPVDIDGIREPVAGSLLYGNNIISGAVVPSSNAIGLHFYPIWEAASLDEWLYNGGPYQLVIFHFLIGVFCYLGREWELSYRLGMRPWICLAFSAPVAAATAVFLIYPIGQGSFSDGMPLGISGTFNFMIVFQAEHNILMHPFHMLGVAGVFGGSLFSAMHGSLVTSSLVRETTENESQNYGYKFGQEEETYNIVAAHGYFGRLIFQYASFNNSRSLHFFLAAWPVIGIWFTALGVSTMAFNLNGFNFNQSVIDSQGRVINTWADIINRANLGMEVMHERNAHNFPLDLAAGDVAPVAISAPAING